The Candidatus Eisenbacteria bacterium genome has a segment encoding these proteins:
- a CDS encoding alkaline phosphatase family protein codes for MKPKDEAKYRSPMAEAVFEAYRRGEEDETMNPLVLVGRDGKPVGAPDPGDSLIFYDIRGEREVEISEAFVEKDFPHFPVREWLDLRYVTMIRYHEKLNARVAFPPIGAVAGTLSETVGRAGLRQAKVVETEKLIHLTYFLNGKNRDPFPSEEHHGIPSPTVPDYTAVPELEAEKVADTIIDRLGDPGIALITANFANMDVLGHLEDDDAAIRAVETVDRCVGRVVEAARAAGADVLITADHGTVEKRLYPEGTKDTGHTDSPVPLVYISAGGVDGVTCREKGALTDVAPTALALLGLKRPKEMTGENLLGGVPERKGRRLLLLIADGWGYREETHGNLVATANTPKMDRYLAECPHGLLAAAGEAVGLPEGTVGNSEAGHLHIGAGRVIYSDRLRIDKAIADGSFRKNEAFLWAMDEAAQRDKTLHLLGIVSFFSSHGSLDHLMELLETAKERGVQRLRVHSLLGRRGERPEAGAAYIEAVDDKCRELGLGVVCTVTGRYWALDREENWDRVEKAYRAIAFGDGRTVPQA; via the coding sequence ATGAAACCGAAGGACGAAGCGAAATACCGTTCCCCGATGGCCGAAGCCGTATTCGAGGCGTACCGGCGCGGGGAAGAGGACGAAACGATGAACCCCCTCGTCCTGGTCGGCCGGGACGGAAAACCGGTCGGCGCGCCCGACCCGGGGGATTCGCTCATCTTCTACGACATCCGCGGCGAGAGGGAGGTGGAGATTTCCGAGGCCTTCGTCGAAAAGGACTTCCCCCACTTCCCGGTGCGGGAGTGGCTCGACCTCCGCTACGTCACCATGATCCGCTATCACGAGAAGCTGAACGCGCGGGTCGCCTTCCCGCCGATCGGCGCGGTGGCGGGGACGCTGAGCGAAACGGTCGGCCGCGCCGGTCTCCGCCAGGCGAAGGTGGTGGAGACCGAGAAGCTGATCCACCTCACCTACTTCCTGAACGGCAAGAACCGCGACCCCTTCCCCAGCGAGGAGCATCACGGCATTCCCTCCCCCACGGTGCCGGACTACACCGCCGTGCCCGAGCTGGAGGCGGAGAAGGTGGCGGACACCATCATCGACCGCCTCGGCGATCCCGGCATCGCCCTCATCACGGCCAACTTCGCCAACATGGACGTGCTCGGCCACCTGGAGGACGACGACGCGGCGATCCGCGCGGTGGAGACGGTGGACCGCTGCGTGGGGCGCGTGGTGGAGGCGGCGCGCGCGGCCGGCGCGGACGTGCTGATCACGGCGGACCACGGGACGGTGGAGAAGCGCCTCTACCCGGAGGGGACGAAGGACACCGGTCACACCGACAGCCCGGTCCCTCTCGTCTACATCTCCGCGGGCGGCGTGGACGGCGTCACCTGCCGGGAGAAGGGCGCGCTCACCGACGTGGCCCCCACGGCTCTCGCGCTCCTCGGCTTGAAGCGACCGAAGGAGATGACCGGCGAGAACCTCCTCGGGGGCGTGCCGGAGAGGAAGGGACGGCGGCTCCTCCTCCTGATCGCCGACGGCTGGGGCTACCGCGAGGAGACCCACGGCAACCTGGTGGCGACGGCGAACACGCCGAAAATGGACCGTTATCTCGCCGAATGTCCCCACGGACTTCTCGCCGCCGCCGGCGAGGCGGTCGGCCTGCCGGAAGGGACCGTGGGGAACAGCGAGGCGGGACACCTCCACATCGGCGCCGGCCGGGTGATCTATTCGGACCGTCTCCGCATCGACAAGGCGATCGCGGACGGCTCCTTTCGCAAAAACGAAGCCTTCCTCTGGGCGATGGATGAGGCGGCGCAACGCGATAAAACCCTCCACCTCCTCGGCATCGTCTCCTTCTTCAGCAGCCACGGCTCGCTGGACCACTTGATGGAGCTTCTCGAGACGGCGAAGGAGCGTGGGGTGCAGCGCCTTCGCGTCCACAGCCTTCTCGGCCGCCGCGGTGAGAGGCCCGAGGCGGGCGCCGCGTACATCGAGGCGGTGGACGACAAGTGCCGTGAACTGGGACTCGGGGTGGTTTGCACGGTGACCGGCCGGTACTGGGCGCTGGACCGTGAGGAGAACTGGGATCGTGTGGAGAAAGCGTACCGGGCGATCGCATTCGGCGACGGGAGGACCGTCCCGCAAGCGTAG
- a CDS encoding phospholipid carrier-dependent glycosyltransferase, translated as MKGGLAAAITIVLMLASGEGLLLLVGGRRAAGGIAARLAAAFGLGVALIATWSLLLAIAGAHASSLLLAAPVLLYPAGRLRAGGSGAALRIAVPRIRPGAAAAAAYALVAVHVVYVFRHALLRPIHGWDAWRIWSFRAKVIAAEGGFPADFFAGDWAGFPGYPLGIPFVEAFIARAIGYWHEPMIKSIFPLFYVGVVALAAVLLRASAGRRAVPAGIAVIASMPLLVHHGTVAYMDLPLAFFLLAAATHLVLWEKEGREANLLIAAAHAGFLAQVKNEGLPLLLLVTAVYLWRARRAGTLRRTWPRWFAPLLFFSLPWLLFKYGAGVPESPYHLFAPPGPAALAGRLLDFIRLTLAGLFLNGSWGIAPFALLPLLVPGARGRAGTPALLFGGGLLLFGAAYCLTGSHDFLMNGTALGRNLLVLMPLGAAAGVASLFPEPSGGPRV; from the coding sequence ATGAAGGGGGGGCTCGCCGCGGCGATTACGATCGTGCTGATGCTCGCCTCCGGCGAGGGGCTCCTCCTGCTCGTGGGCGGAAGGCGCGCCGCCGGAGGGATCGCCGCCCGCCTCGCCGCGGCATTCGGGCTCGGCGTCGCCCTCATCGCCACATGGTCTCTCCTCCTCGCCATCGCGGGCGCGCACGCCTCTTCCCTCCTCCTCGCCGCGCCGGTCCTTCTCTATCCCGCCGGCCGCCTCCGCGCCGGAGGCTCCGGCGCCGCGCTTCGGATCGCCGTCCCCCGCATCCGCCCCGGAGCCGCCGCCGCGGCCGCCTACGCCCTGGTCGCCGTCCACGTGGTCTACGTCTTCCGCCACGCCCTCCTCCGGCCGATCCACGGCTGGGACGCCTGGAGGATCTGGTCCTTTCGGGCTAAAGTGATCGCCGCGGAAGGAGGATTTCCGGCCGACTTCTTCGCCGGCGACTGGGCCGGCTTCCCCGGCTACCCGCTCGGCATCCCCTTCGTCGAGGCGTTCATCGCCCGTGCGATCGGCTACTGGCACGAACCGATGATCAAGTCGATCTTTCCCCTCTTCTACGTCGGCGTGGTCGCTCTCGCGGCGGTCCTCCTACGCGCATCCGCCGGGCGCCGCGCCGTCCCGGCCGGCATCGCGGTGATCGCATCCATGCCCCTTCTGGTTCATCACGGCACCGTGGCGTACATGGACCTTCCCCTCGCCTTCTTCCTTCTCGCCGCCGCGACCCATCTGGTCCTCTGGGAGAAAGAGGGGCGCGAGGCGAACCTGCTCATCGCGGCGGCGCACGCCGGCTTCCTGGCGCAGGTGAAAAACGAAGGGCTTCCCCTCCTCCTCCTCGTCACGGCGGTCTACCTGTGGCGGGCGCGGCGCGCGGGAACGCTCCGCCGGACCTGGCCGCGCTGGTTCGCGCCGCTTCTTTTCTTCTCCCTCCCCTGGCTCCTCTTCAAGTACGGCGCCGGCGTCCCCGAATCGCCTTACCATCTCTTCGCGCCCCCCGGCCCGGCGGCGCTCGCCGGCCGGCTCCTCGACTTCATCCGTCTCACCCTCGCGGGCCTCTTCTTGAACGGGAGCTGGGGGATAGCCCCCTTCGCCCTCCTTCCGCTCCTCGTGCCCGGCGCGCGGGGGCGGGCGGGGACGCCGGCACTCCTCTTCGGCGGCGGACTCCTCCTCTTCGGCGCCGCCTATTGTCTCACCGGCAGCCACGACTTTCTGATGAACGGCACCGCCCTCGGGCGCAACCTCCTCGTCCTGATGCCCCTCGGCGCGGCCGCGGGGGTCGCCTCTCTTTTCCCGGAACCCTCCGGCGGGCCGCGAGTCTGA
- a CDS encoding S9 family peptidase, with product MRRTGSIPPIVLALLFLFIAACASDAPRVAAARKIPIRDFFRHPEETEYKLSPSGRHLAFVGVYQGRDNLFVRDIRTGESRRVTGDTERDVNRFTWGNDELLLYIQDDGGDENYKLYSVDIEEGAVRCLTDFDGVKTRLVSRLKKRPDEMLIGLNKRDPRIFDLYRLNTRSGAMEMVFENPGDIRSWMADEEGVIRIIDGTSMMYRRNAEEEFIETLTTDPDDIFDPWFFAPEEDHVYAYSNVGRDKIAIVEYDMAKGREVRVLFEHPEYDTFGDDERDLFDYCAKKEKLLYALYTGERRTYHFFDPEMAAWHWRLRERLGDYEIAIESRNDDADRFVLLVTSDRLPGRYYLYDANADDLQFLRDAAPWLEEARMAETRLIRYEARDGLLIHGYLTIPAGAEPKNLPLIVHPHAGPQWRNSWGFDAKTQFLANRGYAVFQPNFRGSEGYGKAFMRAGFKQWGLAMQDDITDGVHWLIDQGIADPDRIAILGWSFGGYAALAGMAFTPEIYACGVDMWGISNYFTFFGSFPAYWGPYLDEIRVRWGDPVEDSLQMAETSPALHADKFRAPILIVQGENDPRVKMSQSEEMVNALREAGKDVEYVLIPGEGHALSDEKKTIELMEKIEDFLARHMGKDVP from the coding sequence ATGCGCCGCACGGGCAGCATTCCGCCGATCGTTCTCGCTCTCCTTTTTCTCTTTATCGCCGCCTGCGCCTCCGACGCCCCGAGAGTCGCCGCCGCGCGAAAAATCCCGATCCGGGACTTCTTCCGCCACCCGGAAGAGACGGAATACAAGCTCTCTCCCTCCGGCCGGCATCTGGCTTTCGTCGGTGTGTATCAGGGACGGGACAATCTGTTCGTGAGGGACATCCGAACCGGCGAGTCGCGCCGTGTGACCGGCGACACCGAGAGGGACGTGAACCGTTTCACCTGGGGAAACGACGAGCTTCTCCTCTACATCCAGGACGACGGGGGGGACGAGAACTACAAACTCTACTCCGTGGATATCGAGGAAGGCGCCGTCCGCTGCCTCACCGACTTCGACGGCGTGAAGACCCGCCTCGTCAGCCGGCTGAAAAAACGCCCCGACGAGATGTTGATCGGCCTGAATAAACGCGATCCGCGGATCTTCGATCTCTACCGCCTGAACACCCGGTCCGGTGCGATGGAGATGGTGTTCGAGAACCCCGGTGATATTCGTTCCTGGATGGCGGATGAGGAGGGTGTGATCCGGATCATCGACGGAACGAGCATGATGTACAGGCGGAACGCGGAGGAGGAGTTCATCGAAACGCTCACCACCGATCCGGACGACATCTTCGATCCCTGGTTCTTCGCCCCCGAGGAAGACCACGTTTACGCCTACTCCAATGTCGGGCGGGATAAGATCGCCATCGTCGAATACGACATGGCGAAGGGGCGCGAGGTCCGGGTGCTCTTCGAGCATCCCGAGTACGATACCTTCGGCGACGACGAAAGGGATCTCTTCGACTATTGCGCGAAGAAGGAGAAGCTCCTCTACGCGCTCTACACGGGAGAGAGGCGGACCTACCACTTCTTCGATCCGGAGATGGCCGCGTGGCACTGGCGGCTTCGGGAGCGGCTCGGCGACTACGAGATCGCGATCGAGTCCCGGAACGACGACGCCGACCGCTTCGTCCTGCTCGTCACCTCGGACCGCCTTCCGGGGCGGTACTACCTCTACGACGCGAATGCGGACGACCTGCAATTCCTGCGGGACGCCGCTCCCTGGTTGGAGGAGGCTCGGATGGCGGAGACCCGGCTGATCCGCTACGAGGCGCGGGACGGGCTCCTCATCCACGGTTACCTGACGATCCCCGCCGGCGCGGAGCCGAAGAACCTGCCGCTCATCGTCCACCCCCACGCCGGGCCGCAGTGGCGGAACTCCTGGGGTTTCGACGCGAAGACACAGTTTCTCGCCAACCGGGGCTACGCCGTCTTTCAGCCGAACTTTCGCGGGTCCGAGGGGTACGGCAAAGCGTTCATGCGGGCCGGATTCAAGCAGTGGGGCTTGGCGATGCAGGACGATATCACCGACGGCGTGCATTGGCTCATCGATCAAGGGATCGCCGATCCCGACCGGATCGCCATTCTGGGGTGGAGTTTCGGCGGCTATGCGGCGCTCGCGGGGATGGCGTTCACGCCCGAGATCTACGCCTGCGGCGTGGACATGTGGGGGATCTCCAATTACTTCACGTTCTTCGGATCTTTTCCCGCTTACTGGGGCCCTTACCTTGACGAGATTCGCGTACGCTGGGGGGACCCGGTCGAGGATAGCCTGCAAATGGCGGAGACGTCGCCAGCCCTCCACGCCGACAAGTTCCGCGCGCCGATCCTGATCGTCCAGGGGGAGAACGACCCCCGTGTGAAAATGAGTCAATCCGAAGAGATGGTGAACGCCCTCCGGGAGGCGGGCAAGGACGTGGAGTATGTCCTCATTCCCGGCGAAGGGCACGCTCTCTCGGACGAGAAAAAAACCATCGAACTGATGGAGAAGATCGAGGACTTCCTCGCCCGGCACATGGGGAAGGACGTTCCTTGA
- a CDS encoding Fe-S cluster assembly protein HesB yields the protein MSIPVEKESELGGSEGRRGAPAAEIALAVRRPFRFRLMVLSHGWYALPPFRWDDGRRALDVAFRAEGEPVAFRVTSRRDRSEGQALRAAQIGGAPVGPAARREARAILRWVFRLDDDFAPFHRLAAERGELDFVVREGLGPFLRAPTLFEEFAKVLLTTNVSWSGTKRMVRNLIDRAGAPVRPWRGGSAAPRLFPNPSAVVRLGEKGLREQCGLGYRAPYLYALAAAVRGGDLDLDGFADPPRGTEELAASLASIRGFGPYAVSTLLVSLGRYDRLILDSWIRKTVSDVHFRSRPVTDRAIERRYAPWGRWKTLACWFDCAWASWLGNAHAAGETPDL from the coding sequence TTGTCGATTCCCGTTGAGAAAGAGAGTGAATTGGGCGGATCGGAGGGAAGGCGGGGTGCGCCGGCGGCGGAGATCGCGCTCGCCGTTCGTCGTCCCTTTCGTTTCCGGCTGATGGTGCTCTCCCACGGCTGGTACGCGCTCCCCCCTTTCCGCTGGGACGACGGGCGTCGCGCGCTGGATGTCGCCTTCCGCGCCGAAGGGGAGCCGGTCGCCTTCCGCGTAACCAGCCGGCGCGACCGGAGCGAAGGGCAGGCCCTGCGGGCGGCGCAGATCGGCGGCGCGCCGGTCGGCCCGGCGGCGAGACGCGAGGCGCGGGCGATTCTCCGATGGGTGTTCCGTCTCGACGACGACTTCGCTCCCTTTCACCGCCTCGCCGCCGAGAGGGGTGAGCTGGATTTCGTGGTCCGTGAGGGGCTCGGCCCGTTCCTCCGCGCGCCGACCCTCTTCGAGGAGTTCGCCAAGGTGCTTCTGACGACGAACGTCAGCTGGTCCGGAACGAAGAGGATGGTCCGGAACCTGATCGATCGGGCGGGCGCCCCGGTGCGCCCCTGGCGAGGGGGCTCGGCGGCGCCTCGCCTCTTCCCGAACCCGAGCGCCGTCGTTCGTCTCGGCGAAAAAGGTCTCCGTGAACAATGCGGGCTCGGTTACCGGGCTCCCTATCTGTACGCCCTCGCCGCGGCGGTGCGCGGCGGCGATCTCGATCTCGACGGGTTCGCCGATCCGCCCCGGGGCACTGAGGAACTCGCGGCGTCGCTCGCCTCGATCCGCGGTTTCGGGCCTTACGCGGTGAGCACTCTTCTCGTCTCGCTCGGCCGGTACGATCGCCTCATTCTGGATTCCTGGATCCGAAAGACCGTTTCGGACGTTCATTTTCGTTCCCGCCCCGTCACCGACCGGGCGATCGAGCGACGCTACGCTCCCTGGGGGCGTTGGAAAACGCTCGCCTGTTGGTTTGATTGCGCCTGGGCTTCGTGGCTCGGAAACGCCCACGCCGCCGGCGAAACACCCGACCTCTGA
- a CDS encoding alkaline phosphatase family protein, with the protein MPHTALRFSVRIIATAITAVFLAGCGGGSDSRPTGLRVAVIGLDGATWDILDPWIEEGILPNLARLRAEGCRGDLESVLPPLSAPAWTSAITGVNPAKHGIFDFELVDRRKFLPVPATSLDRRAKAAWEYMTESGRRSVVISVPVTSPPDSVDGIMISGFPHLDQSGYTWPPELESELLGWRLDRYGEYLPPGGEDAFLVNLNATREARARIALDLFQNEDWELFWLVFMGTDKVQHFFWKFMDPEGREVDPELRERYGSAIRDFWIRTDEIVGTFLDAMDDRTVLFVISDHGFGPVTRELQVLRWLWGEGYCDPNPVRSRVLYFTHLGGRMTVNDKKRFPMGVVEPEARNALLHEIRDKLLALEDPENGAKVVRAAYKKEEIYNGPLMDDAPDLIFLPERGYFFGRGSPYEEGEGIFREPSYTFSAYHEPRGIFLAQGPFVKRGGVAGGMKLIDLVPTVLRLLGEPIPEEMDGRPMEGPFEPGIDERAPLRVTGRSITRDIPADAVAEARENLEALPYLR; encoded by the coding sequence ATGCCACATACCGCCCTTCGGTTTTCGGTTCGGATCATCGCGACGGCGATCACCGCGGTATTCCTCGCCGGTTGCGGCGGCGGGAGCGACTCCCGCCCCACCGGTCTCCGCGTGGCGGTGATCGGGCTGGACGGCGCCACATGGGACATCCTCGATCCTTGGATCGAGGAGGGGATCCTCCCCAACCTCGCCCGTCTCCGCGCCGAGGGATGCCGCGGCGATTTGGAATCGGTGCTTCCGCCCCTTTCCGCTCCCGCCTGGACGTCGGCGATCACCGGCGTGAACCCCGCCAAGCACGGCATCTTCGACTTTGAATTGGTGGACCGGCGGAAATTCCTGCCCGTGCCCGCGACCTCTCTCGACCGGCGGGCGAAAGCGGCCTGGGAATACATGACCGAGAGCGGCCGGCGCTCGGTTGTGATCAGCGTGCCGGTCACTTCGCCGCCCGATTCGGTCGACGGGATCATGATCTCCGGTTTCCCCCATCTGGATCAGAGCGGCTACACGTGGCCGCCGGAACTCGAATCGGAACTGCTCGGTTGGCGGCTCGACCGTTACGGCGAATATCTCCCCCCCGGCGGCGAAGACGCATTCCTCGTCAACCTGAACGCCACCCGCGAAGCGCGCGCCCGGATCGCCCTCGACCTCTTCCAAAACGAGGATTGGGAGCTCTTCTGGCTCGTCTTTATGGGGACCGACAAGGTGCAGCACTTCTTCTGGAAGTTCATGGACCCGGAGGGGCGCGAGGTGGACCCGGAGCTGCGCGAGCGTTACGGCTCGGCGATCCGCGATTTCTGGATCCGCACGGACGAGATCGTCGGAACGTTCCTGGACGCCATGGACGACCGGACCGTTCTCTTCGTCATCTCCGACCACGGCTTCGGACCGGTGACCCGGGAGCTGCAGGTTCTCCGATGGCTCTGGGGAGAGGGGTACTGCGACCCCAACCCTGTCCGCTCGCGGGTGCTCTATTTCACCCACCTCGGCGGACGGATGACGGTGAACGACAAGAAACGCTTCCCGATGGGCGTGGTGGAACCGGAAGCGCGGAACGCGCTCCTACACGAGATCCGCGACAAACTGCTCGCCCTCGAGGACCCGGAGAACGGCGCGAAGGTCGTGCGAGCCGCCTACAAGAAGGAAGAGATTTACAACGGGCCGCTCATGGACGACGCGCCGGATCTGATCTTCCTGCCGGAGAGAGGCTACTTCTTCGGCCGCGGATCCCCCTATGAAGAAGGGGAGGGGATCTTTCGCGAGCCTTCCTACACCTTTTCCGCTTACCACGAGCCGCGGGGGATCTTCCTCGCCCAGGGTCCTTTCGTGAAGAGAGGAGGCGTCGCCGGCGGGATGAAGCTGATCGATCTCGTGCCGACGGTGCTCCGCCTCCTCGGCGAGCCGATTCCGGAAGAGATGGACGGCCGGCCGATGGAGGGTCCCTTCGAGCCGGGGATCGACGAGCGCGCACCTCTCCGCGTCACCGGGCGTTCCATCACCCGCGACATTCCCGCCGACGCGGTCGCCGAGGCGCGCGAGAACCTCGAGGCGCTCCCCTATCTGCGCTGA